One Hermetia illucens chromosome 4, iHerIll2.2.curated.20191125, whole genome shotgun sequence DNA segment encodes these proteins:
- the LOC119654021 gene encoding uncharacterized protein LOC119654021, giving the protein AEASFGLAPKQTQNYSPGLVPLQHSGGSYNYEQNGLTKPIIGADVKNIKQKHFTEQEGENAVASNVTSVEVPSLPINWWAGEDHYNFEAFDLINGVWPIGHPLSLPDWADHKPKPYVFENIWQYEDLNGLIEAKIHRLLEENKYDTVNVFLDFYKAFKKTRRLDLKSFFQFYDIPINRRHHMCVSFAMEIITRLVDAFPELAQHLYIVSCEEAVESVKRYIDYLNEVGMKSEEAGTELEHALVAMNFDINGRAGTMIIDPGYHVARAVTVMKDQHYPHTGWFTQCDEKHVKREYCYSFSPESQSYIEWSERETRGDKVKFQQSLIYVEHPYRTAVDVTVRRNLVYDFRSLLSTDAKGRVYAGIYFPITANVNDAQFTIFYDGPNDTSVKVKLLFSVFKNAIKIPDTVKSHVEQAAPQMKLEYEELLGLIKSLAEVVSDQGFISQVLAINEQIGEMSA; this is encoded by the exons GCCGAAGCTAGCTTCGGGCTTGCTCCAAAACAAACCCAAAATTACAGCCCAGGGCTGGTCCCATTACAACATAGCGGCGGGAGCTACAACTATGAACAAAATGGATTGACCAAGCCCATTATTGGTGCCGATGTTAAAAACATTAAACAAAAACATTTCACAGAACAAGAAGGGGAAAATGCGGTTGCATCAAATGTGACATCTGTGGAAGTGCCGAGTCTACCAATTAATTGGTGGGCCGGAGAAGATCACTACAACTTTGAAGCATTCGATCTTATCAACGGGGTATGGCCTATTGGACACCCGTTGTCGTTACCGGATTGGGCTGATCATAAACCGAAACCATacgtttttgaaaatatttggcaatatgAAGATTTAAACGGATTGATTGAGGCCAAAATTCATCGTTTACTCGAGGAGAACAAGTACGACACCGTAAATGTTTTCCTCGATTTCTACAAGGCATTCAAAAAGACACGTCGCTTGGACTTGAAATCATTCTTCCAATTCTACGATATCCCGATTAATCGCCGCCACCATATGTGCGTAAGTTTCGCCATGGAGATCATCACGCGACTTGTTGACGCGTTCCCGGAACTCGCCCAGCATTTGTACATCGTGTCCTGTGAGGAGGCCGTTGAATCTGTAAAAAGATACATCGACTATCTCAACGAAGTTGGCATGAAATCAGAGGAAGCGGGAACAGAATTGGAACACGCTTTAGTGGCTATGAATTTCGACATCAATGGACGAGCCGGTACAATGATAATTGACCCTGGATACCACGTCGCCCGAGCAGTGACTGTTATGAAGGACCAACACTATCCTCATACCG GCTGGTTCACTCAATGCGATGAGAAGCACGTGAAGCGTGAATATTGCTACAGCTTCTCGCCGGAAAGTCAATCATACATTGAATGGTCTGAGCGAGAAACTCGCGGCGATAAAGTCAAGTTCCAGCAGTCACTCATCTACGTGGAGCATCCATACCGTACTGCCGTCGACGTGACAGTGCGTAGAAACCTGGTCTATGATTTCCGATCGCTACTGTCAACCGACGCCAAAGGACGTGTCTACGCCGGAATTTACTTCCCAATAACAGCAAACGTAAACGATGCCCAATTCACAATATTCTACGATGGCCCCAACGATACAAGCGTCAAAGTCAAATTACTCTTCAGCGTATTCAAAAATGCTATAAAG ATCCCCGACACCGTCAAGTCACATGTTGAACAAGCCGCCCCTCAAATGAAATTGGAGTACGAGGAACTTCTGGGCCTTATAAAATCCCTCGCCGAGGTCGTTTCTGATCAGGGTTTTATTAGCCAGGTTCTCGCCATCAACGAGCAGATCGGTGAAATGTCAGCTTAA